In Triticum aestivum cultivar Chinese Spring chromosome 5B, IWGSC CS RefSeq v2.1, whole genome shotgun sequence, the following proteins share a genomic window:
- the LOC123116498 gene encoding L-ascorbate oxidase — protein MLPSARPLLAAAAVLCFWLLVAVAEAKVHHYTWDISYQLKSPDCFEKLAVTVNGEAPGPTIRATLGDTIIVAVHNKLETENTAIHWHGIRQIDTPWADGVAGVTQCPILPGETFTYKFVVDRPGTYLYHAHYGMQRVAGLNGMIVVTVPDGFVEPFSYDEEHTVLLGDWWHKSVYEQATGLSSNPFVFVTEPQSLLINGRGMFNCSLAPSGTCNASRPDCALPTLFTAVPGKTYLLRIGSLTSLSSLYFEIEGHSMMVVEADGHYVRPFAVRGLFIYSGETYSVLVKADQDPRRNYWAASHVVGRNPSQTPTGKAVVSYAFNGNNPWMPPPTAPPAGPPWNNTAIRVEQSRAIFAHPRFVEPMPARADRTLLLLNTQNRIDGHIKWTINGVSLMFPATPYLVAMKRGMKDAYEQRPPPDMYDHMSHDISAPAPTNGTVGSPVYRLALGSVVDVVLQNSNMLNNKSETHPWHLHGHDFWVLGHGEGKFNPAADAWRLLNVRDPIMKNTVPLHPDGWTAVRFRADNPGVWLFHCHVEAHVFMGMGVVFEEGVERVGRLPSSIMGCGRSKGLH, from the exons ATGCTACCGTCGGCGAGGCCACtgctcgctgccgccgccgtgcTATGCTTCTGGCTGCTGGTGGCCGTGGCGGAGGCCAAGGTGCACCACTACACGTGGGACATCTCGTACCAGTTAAAGTCCCCCGACTGCTTCGAGAAGCTCGCCGTGACCGTCAACGGCGAGGCTCCCGGCCCGACCATCCGCGCCACGTTGGGTGACACCATCATCGTCGCCGTCCATAACAAGCTCGAGACCGAGAACACCGCCATCCACTGGCACGGCATCCGCCAGATCGACACGCCGTGGGCTGACGGCGTCGCCGGCGTCACGCAGTGCCCCATCCTGCCCGGCGAAACCTTCACCTACAAATTCGTCGTCGACAGG CCTGGCACGTACCTGTACCATGCGCACTACGGGATGCAGCGCGTGGCGGGACTCAACGGCATGATCGTGGTCACCGTGCCGGACGGCTTCGTCGAGCCCTTTTCTTACGACGAGGAGCACACCGTCCTCCTCGGCGACTGGTGGCACAAGAGCGTCTACGAGCAGGCCACAGGCCTCTCCTCCAACCCCTTCGTCTTCGTCACGGAGCCCCAGTCTCTCCTCATCAACGGCAGAGGAATGTTCAACTGCTCGCTCGCTCCCAGTGGAACGTGCAACGCCTCCCGCCCCGACTGCGCTCTGCCGACTCTCTTCACCGCCGTGCCGGGAAAGACATACCTCCTCCGCATCGGCAGCCTCACCTCGCTCTCATCGCTCTACTTCGAGATAGAGGGCCACTCCATGATGGTCGTGGAGGCCGACGGGCACTACGTGCGGCCGTTCGCGGTGAGGGGCCTCTTCATCTACTCCGGCGAGACGTACTCCGTGCTGGTCAAGGCCGACCAGGACCCGCGGAGAAACTACTGGGCTGCGTCCCACGTCGTCGGCCGCAACCCCAGCCAGACACCGACCGGCAAGGCCGTCGTGAGCTACGCCTTCAACGGCAACAACCCGTGGATGCCTCCGCCCACGGCGCCACCGGCTGGCCCGCCATGGAACAACACGGCTATCAGGGTGGAGCAGAGCAGGGCCATCTTCGCGCACCCACGCTTCGTAGAGCCCATGCCGGCGAGGGCCGACCGCACACTGCTCCTCCTCAACACCCAGAACCGGATCGATGGCCACATCAAGTGGACCATCAATGGCGTGTCGCTCATGTTCCCGGCCACGCCGTACCTCGTGGCGATGAAGCGCGGCATGAAAGACGCGTACGAGCAACGCCCGCCGCCCGACATGTACGACCACATGAGCCACGACATCTCCGCGCCGGCGCCGACGAACGGGACCGTGGGCAGCCCGGTGTACCGGCTTGCGCTCGGCTCCGTGGTGGACGTGGTGCTGCAGAACTCCAACATGCTCAATAACAAGAGCGAGACGCACCCGTGGCATCTCCATGGTCACGACTTCTGGGTGCTTGGCCATGGTGAAGGTAAGTTCAACCCTGCCGCGGACGCCTGGAGGCTGCTCAACGTGAGAGATCCCATCATGAAGAACACGGTGCCACTGCACCCGGATGGGTGGACGGCGGTGCGGTTCCGGGCGGACAACCCGGGGGTGTGGCTGTTCCACTGTCACGTGGAAGCTCATGTGTTCATGGGCATGGGTGTGGTCTTCGAGGAGGGCGTCGAGAGGGTCGGCCGGCTGCCGTCGTCCATCATGGGCTGTGGACGATCCAAGGGGCTGCACTGA